From one Candidatus Margulisiibacteriota bacterium genomic stretch:
- a CDS encoding HAD hydrolase-like protein codes for MKLSGTKLVFDIDGVLIDTTRSYRWAIKKTAEYFLNKPISIKDVDRIKMLEGFNNDWYAGYILTNSILLGLGTDKYKDITTGNEKISYEQIKEVFQELYLGADKKDGLKEKEALIFSVSDLKKLTDKFGLLSIITGRTDDEAQYVLRRFKIDRFFSEVISVENTKNFDFVKYPELRKFGQDKSNPVLFYKLKNIRDYKHIYYIGDNISDVQLAQNSKEKLPVKSILLYKAYSVNNLKILKHRVKYSAPDYYCGTKDETIKVLLNLI; via the coding sequence ATGAAATTATCAGGGACTAAACTGGTATTTGATATAGACGGAGTGCTGATTGATACAACCAGGTCTTATCGTTGGGCCATAAAAAAAACTGCGGAATATTTTTTAAATAAACCAATCAGCATTAAAGATGTTGACCGAATCAAAATGCTTGAGGGCTTCAATAATGACTGGTACGCGGGATATATCTTGACTAACAGTATATTGCTGGGGTTAGGCACTGATAAATATAAAGATATCACAACCGGTAATGAGAAAATAAGTTATGAACAAATAAAAGAAGTTTTTCAGGAATTATATCTTGGAGCAGATAAAAAAGATGGGTTGAAAGAAAAGGAAGCTTTAATTTTTTCAGTATCCGACCTGAAGAAACTGACTGATAAGTTCGGGCTACTTTCCATTATTACCGGCCGGACAGACGATGAAGCGCAATATGTTTTGCGGCGCTTCAAGATTGACAGGTTTTTCAGTGAAGTAATTTCAGTGGAAAATACAAAAAATTTTGATTTTGTGAAATATCCTGAGTTGAGGAAATTCGGTCAAGACAAAAGTAATCCTGTTTTATTCTACAAATTAAAAAATATTAGGGATTACAAACATATTTATTATATCGGAGACAACATCAGCGATGTACAGCTTGCGCAAAACTCCAAAGAAAAACTCCCTGTAAAAAGCATTCTTCTTTACAAGGCTTATTCTGTTAACAATCTGAAGATACTGAAACATAGAGTGAAATATTCAGCACCTGATTATTATTGCGGTACGAAAGATGAAACGATTAAGGTCCTTTTGAATTTGATTTAA
- a CDS encoding phosphatase, producing the protein MKLIADLHIHTIASEHAYSTITEYASYAKKISLPVIGIADHGPAMTDGPKEYYFQNLKILPEKISGTRVLRGAELNIIDDDGKLDLKSHVIKELDFFIASYHSGVIPHYYTSEQLTSGYLKLMEKNYGKAVKILGHIDNPKIPVDMKAVLQAAKETRTLIEINNSSYMFIRPGSYKVGLEMLKLAKKIGNDIIVNTDTHYHEAVGNFELAIKLINETGYPEKLIINSSMERFKKYFKNV; encoded by the coding sequence ATGAAACTGATTGCAGATTTACACATACATACGATTGCCAGCGAACATGCCTATTCCACTATCACAGAATACGCTAGTTACGCAAAAAAAATTAGTCTACCTGTTATAGGCATCGCTGACCATGGTCCGGCTATGACGGACGGCCCTAAAGAATATTACTTTCAAAACCTGAAAATATTACCGGAAAAGATAAGTGGGACAAGAGTGTTGAGGGGTGCTGAACTTAATATTATCGATGATGATGGAAAACTTGATCTGAAGAGCCATGTTATTAAAGAACTGGATTTTTTTATCGCCAGTTATCATAGCGGTGTTATTCCTCATTATTACACAAGCGAGCAGTTAACCTCAGGCTATCTGAAGCTAATGGAAAAGAACTACGGGAAAGCGGTAAAAATATTAGGCCATATTGATAACCCCAAGATACCTGTTGATATGAAAGCAGTACTGCAAGCGGCAAAAGAAACACGAACACTGATAGAAATAAATAATTCGTCATATATGTTTATTCGTCCCGGCTCCTATAAAGTTGGGTTGGAAATGCTTAAACTTGCCAAAAAGATCGGTAACGACATTATTGTTAATACCGATACACATTATCATGAAGCTGTTGGGAATTTTGAACTCGCTATAAAATTAATCAATGAGACAGGATATCCCGAAAAACTGATAATAAACAGTTCCATGGAAAGATTTAAAAAATATTTCAAAAATGTATGA
- the hisIE gene encoding bifunctional phosphoribosyl-AMP cyclohydrolase/phosphoribosyl-ATP diphosphatase HisIE, whose protein sequence is MFKIDDLKFDKNGLIPVVCQSYLSGKVLMQAYANMEALKSSISTGFATYYSRSRKSLWQKGESSGNVQRIVDIRVDCDEDCLLYSVIEQGPACHTGNESCFYRSLLNKEKIKPDSFEVLNELYRKVQERLQNRPEGSYVVKLFDKGSDKVIQKVGEEATEIVIALKNGKKEEIIYESADLFFHLLMALVDKKVSLEEIFRELLKRYK, encoded by the coding sequence ATGTTTAAGATTGATGATTTGAAGTTTGATAAAAACGGTTTAATTCCGGTTGTGTGCCAGAGTTATCTTTCCGGCAAAGTACTGATGCAGGCGTATGCCAATATGGAAGCTCTGAAATCTTCTATCTCGACCGGTTTTGCCACCTATTATTCACGCAGCAGAAAAAGTTTATGGCAAAAAGGTGAATCTTCGGGCAATGTGCAGAGAATTGTCGATATTCGTGTTGATTGTGATGAAGATTGTCTTCTTTATTCGGTAATTGAACAGGGCCCTGCCTGTCATACGGGGAATGAGAGTTGTTTTTACAGAAGTCTGTTAAATAAAGAAAAGATTAAACCTGATTCCTTTGAAGTTTTAAATGAGCTTTACAGGAAAGTACAGGAGCGATTGCAAAATCGACCTGAAGGTTCTTATGTAGTTAAATTATTCGATAAAGGTAGTGACAAAGTAATACAGAAAGTAGGTGAGGAAGCCACTGAAATCGTAATTGCTCTGAAAAACGGTAAAAAAGAAGAAATCATTTATGAGTCGGCAGATTTGTTTTTCCATTTGCTTATGGCGCTTGTAGACAAAAAAGTTAGTCTGGAAGAAATTTTCAGAGAACTTTTAAAGCGATACAAATAA
- a CDS encoding GAF domain-containing protein — protein sequence MLKNIFSDTNQQSQTELQDKIDEKMLEKILEQNNNIENLEKTNMLQSALISIYQLAIIRMSMEAKLQQALDIIISIPLLDLLMRGGIYVLDKNPGELILKAQTNLPEEIKKTCPKILFGQGVCGRAAVNGKLIYAKELEINQQYQCKGKYPGMGHYSVPIANQNRSVIGLISLFTKQTHQSSDDIQQYLTTISAILAGIIEARYFK from the coding sequence ATGCTTAAAAATATATTTTCCGACACAAACCAGCAATCACAAACTGAATTGCAGGACAAGATTGATGAAAAAATGCTGGAAAAAATTTTGGAACAGAATAACAATATTGAGAATCTTGAAAAAACCAATATGCTGCAAAGCGCTCTTATTTCCATTTATCAACTCGCTATTATCAGAATGTCCATGGAAGCCAAATTACAACAGGCACTGGATATTATAATTTCCATACCTCTTTTGGACTTGTTGATGCGCGGTGGTATATATGTATTGGACAAAAATCCCGGGGAGTTAATTCTCAAGGCACAAACTAATCTGCCTGAAGAAATAAAAAAAACCTGTCCTAAAATTCTTTTTGGCCAAGGAGTATGCGGAAGGGCGGCAGTTAACGGCAAATTAATTTACGCAAAAGAGCTGGAAATAAATCAGCAATATCAATGCAAAGGTAAATATCCCGGAATGGGGCATTACAGTGTGCCTATCGCCAACCAGAATCGTTCTGTAATAGGACTTATCAGTTTATTTACCAAACAAACCCATCAAAGCTCAGATGACATACAACAATACCTGACTACAATATCAGCAATTCTGGCCGGAATAATAGAAGCACGCTATTTTAAATAA
- a CDS encoding HDOD domain-containing protein has translation MINMLNNKLFASIVYKIRGDLVPLPTTIIQLNKMDINTVTAAEIGKIIEMDQALVSRVLRLANSAYYGAAQRISTISYAIVCLGFNKVKSLALTATSQKFLKTKLEKYGMEQNALFEHSLAVAIGSRMLSEKTGLGRPEEAYIMGLLHDVGKLIINMHEGNEMTEVWNLYKTGGMKFFQAEEQIMGFNHGDVGAEVSRKWNFPEELCQVIENHHNPEKVQGKNIGAFIVHIADGIAKTLEVGSGIVTQQDSKLEMEGIFKERNLKELNLTKDAILDIRSNLLDRLKTVLNELKE, from the coding sequence ATGATAAATATGCTGAACAATAAACTGTTTGCGAGTATCGTCTATAAAATCAGGGGTGATTTAGTCCCGTTACCAACTACAATTATTCAGTTGAACAAGATGGACATAAATACAGTAACCGCAGCTGAAATAGGCAAAATTATTGAAATGGACCAGGCTCTGGTCTCCAGAGTATTGCGTCTGGCCAATTCCGCTTATTACGGTGCGGCCCAACGTATTAGCACTATTTCCTATGCCATTGTCTGTTTGGGATTTAATAAAGTTAAAAGTCTGGCGCTAACTGCCACCTCTCAGAAGTTTTTAAAAACAAAACTGGAAAAATACGGAATGGAACAGAATGCTCTTTTTGAACACAGTTTGGCAGTCGCAATAGGATCCAGGATGTTATCTGAGAAAACAGGTCTGGGCAGACCGGAAGAAGCTTATATTATGGGCCTTCTGCATGATGTGGGCAAGCTTATTATAAATATGCATGAAGGCAATGAAATGACTGAAGTCTGGAACCTTTATAAAACAGGCGGTATGAAATTTTTTCAGGCAGAAGAACAGATAATGGGCTTTAATCATGGTGATGTTGGCGCTGAGGTCTCCAGAAAATGGAATTTTCCCGAAGAACTTTGTCAGGTTATTGAAAATCATCATAATCCGGAAAAGGTTCAGGGTAAAAATATAGGAGCATTTATAGTCCATATTGCCGATGGTATTGCCAAAACCTTGGAAGTAGGGTCTGGCATTGTCACACAGCAGGATTCCAAACTGGAAATGGAGGGAATCTTTAAAGAACGAAATTTAAAAGAATTAAATTTGACTAAAGACGCTATACTGGATATAAGAAGCAATTTACTGGATCGTCTGAAGACAGTATTGAATGAATTGAAAGAATAA
- the tilS gene encoding tRNA lysidine(34) synthetase TilS — translation MLEKFFNRSLFDDNDRILLAFSGGADSTACLYLLKQLFPQASISALYLNHGLRREADKEVIFCRKICKNLKVNFFSKKIEVRLTAKKIKKSLEETGRILRYKELLRTARKLKANIIVTAHHADDQAESILFQYLTGTTGLKLGILETMFIEDSEGPVRVVRPLLKAFKQDIYDYLESHKISYVVDKTNYETDFKRNKLRNIIIPMIKNNFSPALEKVLITNKEISDEISDFVDTSAEQALKNIIVESEGFDLLKFRKIHPYIRKEIIKKILLKHPQYNGRINSNLLEDISAFLLSPTPNREYSLINNMILSKSYKHFLLTTKEQRKKQHKYPLKYGQNFCGDFCITIAKATEPVIDKNNKATVYMDIEKVNISSLYCRYRMPGDIFIPLGMKKSKKVKDFFIDRKVPLRQRENIPIICDSKQIIWIVNQEIDDRVKITEKSKSFLKITVNR, via the coding sequence ATGCTGGAAAAATTTTTTAATAGATCACTTTTTGATGATAATGATCGTATTCTTTTAGCTTTTTCAGGAGGAGCCGATTCTACTGCCTGTTTATATCTTCTAAAACAGCTTTTTCCTCAGGCCAGTATTTCGGCTTTATACTTAAATCACGGTCTGCGCCGGGAAGCTGATAAAGAAGTAATATTCTGCAGAAAAATATGCAAAAATTTGAAAGTGAATTTTTTTTCAAAAAAAATTGAAGTACGTTTGACGGCAAAAAAAATAAAGAAAAGTTTGGAAGAAACAGGGCGAATACTGCGGTACAAGGAGCTATTAAGAACAGCCAGAAAATTAAAAGCAAATATAATTGTGACTGCTCATCACGCTGATGATCAGGCCGAATCGATATTGTTTCAATACCTTACAGGAACAACCGGCCTGAAACTGGGAATTTTGGAAACAATGTTCATTGAGGACAGTGAAGGACCAGTTAGGGTTGTAAGACCATTATTAAAAGCTTTTAAACAAGATATTTATGATTATCTGGAAAGCCATAAAATTTCTTATGTAGTTGATAAAACCAATTATGAAACCGACTTTAAACGGAACAAGCTCCGCAATATAATTATACCGATGATAAAAAACAACTTCAGTCCTGCCTTGGAAAAAGTGCTAATAACAAATAAGGAAATATCCGATGAAATATCCGATTTCGTAGATACCAGCGCAGAACAGGCTCTTAAAAACATCATAGTTGAGAGTGAAGGCTTTGATTTATTGAAATTCAGGAAAATTCATCCTTATATTCGGAAGGAAATTATAAAAAAAATATTATTAAAGCATCCTCAATATAATGGACGAATAAATTCTAATTTACTCGAAGATATTTCGGCATTTCTGCTGTCCCCAACTCCTAACAGGGAATATTCCTTAATTAATAATATGATTTTAAGCAAATCCTATAAACATTTCTTATTAACGACAAAAGAACAGCGCAAGAAACAACATAAATATCCCTTAAAGTATGGGCAAAATTTTTGCGGTGATTTTTGCATAACAATTGCAAAAGCAACTGAACCGGTTATTGATAAAAACAACAAAGCAACTGTGTATATGGATATAGAGAAAGTTAATATTAGTTCCTTATACTGTCGTTACAGGATGCCCGGTGATATTTTTATACCGTTAGGAATGAAAAAAAGTAAGAAAGTTAAGGATTTTTTTATTGATAGAAAAGTTCCTTTACGACAGAGAGAGAATATCCCTATAATTTGCGACAGCAAACAAATTATCTGGATTGTAAACCAGGAAATTGATGATAGAGTAAAGATTACAGAAAAGAGTAAAAGTTTTTTAAAGATTACTGTAAACCGTTGA
- the pheS gene encoding phenylalanine--tRNA ligase subunit alpha: MKQKITEIKQTFSSDLKICETIEDIEPVRIKYLGKKGAVTEQLKQLSSLSIDEKKLFGPQLHELKEYISNEIDKKINFFEEKLLLQQLASEKIDFTLPGNSVTKGKTHILSQVTDEINKIFNDLGFVVAEGPEIETDYYNFSALNFPADHPSRDMHDTFYVDHPENLLLRTHTSGVQIHVMENFKPPVRVIMPGKVFRSDADMSHSPVFHQVEGLYVDKNVSFSHLKGTLQYFMDRFFKGSKNIRLRPSFFPFTEPSVEMDVQCVFCGGKGCGMCKQTGWIEILGAGMVDPNVLKNVKVNADEYSGFAFGVGVERLAILKYGITNIKLFYENHYYFLEQF, encoded by the coding sequence ATGAAACAGAAGATAACAGAGATAAAACAGACTTTCTCCTCTGATTTGAAAATTTGTGAGACAATTGAAGATATCGAACCTGTTCGTATCAAATATTTAGGGAAAAAAGGTGCAGTTACCGAACAACTCAAACAGCTTTCTTCACTTTCTATAGACGAAAAAAAACTTTTCGGCCCCCAGCTTCATGAACTGAAAGAATATATAAGTAACGAAATAGACAAAAAAATCAATTTTTTTGAGGAAAAACTCCTGCTTCAACAACTCGCATCTGAAAAAATTGATTTTACACTTCCCGGTAACAGCGTAACTAAGGGAAAAACACATATCCTCTCCCAGGTAACCGACGAAATTAACAAAATATTTAACGATCTGGGGTTTGTTGTGGCGGAAGGACCGGAAATTGAAACCGACTATTACAACTTCAGCGCTCTGAACTTTCCGGCTGATCATCCTTCGCGTGACATGCATGATACTTTTTATGTTGATCATCCCGAGAATCTGCTTTTGCGTACACACACCTCCGGCGTACAAATACATGTCATGGAAAATTTCAAGCCTCCGGTGCGGGTTATCATGCCTGGGAAAGTATTCCGCAGCGACGCGGATATGTCGCACTCCCCGGTTTTTCATCAGGTTGAAGGCTTATATGTAGATAAAAATGTATCCTTTTCCCATCTCAAGGGAACTTTGCAATATTTTATGGATCGATTTTTTAAAGGTAGTAAAAATATAAGGTTACGCCCCAGTTTTTTCCCTTTTACTGAACCCAGTGTGGAAATGGATGTGCAATGCGTTTTCTGTGGCGGCAAAGGCTGCGGTATGTGCAAACAAACAGGCTGGATAGAAATCCTGGGAGCTGGAATGGTGGACCCCAACGTTTTGAAGAATGTAAAAGTTAATGCTGATGAATATAGCGGATTTGCTTTTGGTGTAGGCGTAGAACGCCTGGCTATTCTTAAATACGGTATTACTAATATAAAACTTTTTTATGAGAATCATTATTATTTTCTGGAGCAATTCTGA
- the pheT gene encoding phenylalanine--tRNA ligase subunit beta — translation MLVPVEWLNDFVDLDKNISTDDIVAALMEHSCEIEQVIDRSKGIENVVIGKILSLEKHPDADKLQVCAVSVGNKTVQIVTGATNVKTNDLIPVALDGALLPTGLQIKTTKLRGVLSEGMLCSEKELKLSDEASGIMILPSNSPVGMNIVKYLKLDRPILNLAVLPNRGDLLSIKGIARELSVIYNKSLKETAVYKPGKISGKNSLPLKINIEAPNLCSRYMGVAIKGIQLKSSPQWMQERLKQADVKPINNIVDITNYVMLELGQPLHAFTYEQIKNSTIVVREAGEKETITLLNDEQMALNSSKLVIADNVKPIALAGIMGGKYSSIDSGTRNIIIESAYFNPASIRKTAFSLALRTESSQRFEKGVDWQTVELAMLRAIELVLELAGGEVASEIVDVKTKEWPRVTIPFNSNKINSLLGTNLSKEQMTKTLSALGFDVTNDIIYVPTFRQDDVYREADIAEEIGRIYGYNNVITVIPPLTDFSKNCNPENSYELNNKLRELLTGYGANEIVSYSMASPDEIAMIYDKTGVFLKNPLNKSESLLRCNLFISLLKNFEFNNRNLVHELKTFELGHVYFKENEKFMEEARGAALFTGRKESTTYEKLVREYSFPDIKGLTEDLLKSIGIKKYQLQENKTFSFLHPYRSCEIRVGKDILAVTGEVHSLVKKHYDFRKTVCYSEFFIDNIKKYISNRKHFQPYSLYPTVKRDISFWIDKVVVYETILKTINQSKAEYLSDIILSDIYDGKKYGDDKINYALSLIFQSQDSTLTEEQVNHSFQKIIQNIQKQLNLIFA, via the coding sequence ATGCTTGTACCTGTTGAATGGTTAAATGATTTTGTGGATTTGGATAAAAATATATCAACAGACGATATTGTTGCAGCTCTGATGGAACATAGCTGTGAAATAGAACAGGTTATTGACAGGTCAAAGGGGATAGAGAATGTGGTTATTGGTAAAATCCTCTCGCTGGAAAAACATCCGGATGCTGACAAACTGCAGGTTTGCGCGGTTTCTGTCGGCAATAAAACAGTACAAATTGTAACCGGAGCCACCAATGTTAAAACTAACGATTTAATCCCTGTTGCTCTGGATGGCGCTCTTCTACCTACCGGCCTGCAGATTAAAACTACGAAACTGCGCGGTGTTTTAAGCGAAGGTATGCTCTGTTCTGAAAAAGAATTGAAACTTTCTGACGAAGCATCGGGAATAATGATACTGCCGTCCAACTCTCCTGTGGGTATGAATATTGTCAAATATTTAAAGCTTGACCGGCCCATTCTTAATCTGGCAGTTTTACCCAATCGTGGCGATTTATTGAGCATCAAAGGAATCGCCAGGGAGCTGAGTGTGATATATAACAAATCTCTTAAGGAAACTGCTGTATACAAACCGGGAAAAATTTCCGGGAAGAACAGTCTGCCATTAAAAATAAACATTGAGGCCCCGAATCTCTGCTCCAGATATATGGGTGTTGCTATCAAAGGCATTCAGCTGAAGTCCTCTCCTCAGTGGATGCAGGAACGCTTAAAACAGGCGGATGTAAAGCCTATTAACAATATCGTTGATATTACCAACTATGTCATGCTGGAACTGGGCCAGCCTTTACATGCCTTCACTTATGAACAAATAAAAAATTCCACCATCGTTGTGCGCGAAGCCGGAGAAAAAGAAACAATTACGTTGCTTAATGATGAACAAATGGCTTTAAATTCCAGCAAGCTCGTCATTGCCGACAATGTAAAACCAATAGCTCTGGCAGGGATTATGGGTGGGAAATATTCATCGATAGATTCTGGGACCCGGAATATTATTATCGAATCAGCGTATTTTAACCCCGCAAGCATCAGAAAAACTGCATTTTCTTTGGCTCTAAGGACCGAATCTTCTCAGCGTTTTGAAAAAGGTGTCGATTGGCAGACAGTAGAACTTGCTATGCTCAGGGCCATAGAGCTTGTCTTAGAACTGGCCGGTGGCGAAGTAGCTTCAGAAATAGTCGATGTTAAAACCAAAGAGTGGCCCAGGGTGACGATTCCTTTTAACTCAAATAAAATTAACAGTTTACTCGGAACAAACCTCTCCAAAGAACAAATGACAAAAACGTTGTCAGCGCTTGGATTTGATGTTACAAACGATATCATTTACGTTCCTACATTTAGACAGGACGATGTTTACAGAGAAGCTGACATTGCTGAAGAAATCGGCAGAATTTATGGTTACAATAATGTTATCACTGTAATCCCACCTCTTACGGATTTTTCTAAAAACTGCAATCCTGAAAATTCATATGAACTGAATAACAAACTTCGCGAATTATTAACAGGTTATGGTGCCAATGAAATCGTATCCTATTCCATGGCCAGTCCAGACGAAATCGCTATGATTTATGATAAGACCGGAGTCTTTCTAAAAAACCCCTTAAATAAATCCGAATCTTTGTTAAGATGTAATCTTTTCATTTCTTTACTAAAAAATTTTGAATTTAATAATCGCAATCTGGTTCATGAGTTGAAAACCTTTGAATTGGGCCATGTATATTTTAAAGAAAATGAAAAATTTATGGAAGAAGCCCGCGGCGCAGCTCTTTTTACAGGTAGAAAGGAATCAACGACTTATGAAAAACTCGTTCGCGAGTACAGTTTCCCGGATATCAAAGGATTAACTGAAGACCTGCTGAAATCTATTGGCATAAAAAAATATCAGCTTCAGGAAAATAAAACTTTTAGTTTTCTGCACCCTTACAGGTCCTGCGAGATAAGAGTCGGAAAAGACATACTGGCTGTGACCGGTGAAGTACATTCGCTTGTTAAAAAACACTATGATTTCAGAAAAACCGTTTGTTATAGTGAATTTTTTATCGATAACATAAAAAAATATATTTCTAATAGGAAACATTTTCAGCCTTATTCCTTGTATCCCACAGTAAAAAGGGACATTTCTTTCTGGATTGATAAGGTGGTTGTTTACGAAACTATTTTGAAAACTATAAATCAGTCCAAAGCCGAATACCTGAGTGATATTATTTTATCCGATATTTATGATGGCAAAAAATATGGCGATGACAAAATAAACTACGCTCTTTCTCTTATTTTCCAGAGCCAGGATTCTACTCTAACAGAAGAACAGGTTAACCATAGTTTTCAAAAAATTATACAGAATATTCAGAAGCAGTTAAATCTGATTTTTGCTTAG